In Moorena sp. SIOASIH, the following proteins share a genomic window:
- a CDS encoding glycosyltransferase family 39 protein yields MPLASCLLPCALRYIPTPYSLLPTPYSLFPIPCSLCYSFNYPLIIVVSMIKKITLDSIWFRNLLIIVIVLGVVFRFYNLDRKVYWYDETMTSLRISGHTRTELVEEIFDGQIISVENLLKQYQFPNPERDINDTINSLAGNPEHSPLYYLMARLWLQTFGNSVVTIRLLSVIISLLALPCAYWLCLELFGSKLIGWVAVAIIAISPFHVLYAQEAREYSLWTVTILLSSAVLLWAMNYSRIKQFIKKPYRWIIYSFTVALALYTHPFSAFVLIGQGLYVLITEGGRWSKRVTSYLLASLGGILLFSPWLIIVITNFSKFIANTDSVNHSRSGFLPLFWTLNLSRIFFDVNQGIHPLSPLHYLSLFLAGYALYYLCRQAPQHAWVFIITLIGVTGIALIGPDVLLGGRRSSITRYAIPCYLGIQLAIAYFLTTQAKNSGKYTKVMIDGNLANPEDRQNQQVRGDHDMVPMGKTRQNPKAWKSIAIALAFSGILSCIVSSQLPVWWHKSYAKSRNNPPVAAWINQIPQPLLISNEIPGRVLSLCHLLRPDVQLMLLDKSNSSTNIPEIPEGFKNVLLYRPSEELRQGIETTYKYSVKPTDQSWLWKLSR; encoded by the coding sequence TTGCCTCTTGCCTCTTGCCTTTTGCCTTGCGCGTTGCGCTATATCCCTACTCCCTACTCCCTACTCCCTACTCCCTATTCCCTATTCCCTATTCCCTGTTCCCTTTGCTATAGTTTCAATTATCCCCTAATTATCGTAGTTAGCATGATCAAGAAAATTACTCTTGATTCTATCTGGTTTAGAAATTTACTCATCATCGTAATCGTACTGGGAGTAGTCTTTAGATTTTACAACCTAGACCGTAAAGTTTACTGGTACGACGAGACAATGACCTCCCTTAGAATTTCTGGTCACACTCGAACCGAACTAGTCGAAGAAATTTTCGATGGTCAGATTATTAGCGTAGAAAATTTGTTAAAACAGTACCAATTTCCTAATCCTGAAAGAGATATCAATGACACCATTAATTCCCTAGCAGGCAATCCAGAACATTCGCCCCTTTACTATCTAATGGCAAGGTTATGGTTACAAACCTTTGGCAATTCCGTAGTAACTATTAGACTGCTATCAGTAATAATTAGCTTATTAGCATTGCCCTGTGCTTACTGGCTGTGCTTAGAACTTTTTGGTTCAAAATTAATCGGGTGGGTAGCTGTTGCGATAATTGCTATTTCTCCCTTTCATGTTTTGTATGCCCAAGAAGCGCGAGAATATAGTTTATGGACCGTTACCATTTTGCTTTCTAGTGCAGTCCTATTATGGGCAATGAATTATTCTAGAATAAAGCAATTCATTAAAAAACCTTATCGATGGATTATCTATAGCTTTACTGTTGCCTTAGCACTTTATACTCACCCTTTCTCAGCCTTTGTTTTAATTGGACAGGGATTGTATGTATTAATTACCGAAGGTGGTCGCTGGAGTAAGCGAGTAACTAGCTATTTACTAGCCTCATTAGGAGGAATACTGCTATTCTCACCTTGGCTAATCATTGTTATCACTAATTTCTCCAAATTTATCGCTAATACTGACTCAGTTAATCATAGTCGTTCAGGCTTCTTACCCCTATTTTGGACCTTAAACCTCAGTCGGATTTTCTTTGATGTTAACCAAGGCATCCATCCTTTGAGTCCCCTCCACTATCTCAGTTTATTTTTAGCAGGATACGCCCTCTACTATCTTTGTCGTCAAGCTCCTCAGCATGCTTGGGTATTTATTATTACCTTAATTGGAGTGACAGGAATTGCTCTAATCGGTCCAGATGTGCTATTAGGTGGTCGCCGTTCTAGCATTACTCGCTATGCTATTCCCTGTTATCTAGGCATTCAGTTAGCTATTGCTTATTTCCTGACAACCCAAGCCAAAAACTCAGGAAAATATACCAAGGTAATGATTGATGGAAATTTAGCAAATCCCGAAGATAGGCAAAATCAGCAAGTAAGGGGTGACCATGACATGGTGCCCATGGGAAAAACCCGACAAAATCCTAAAGCTTGGAAGTCTATAGCAATTGCTCTGGCATTTAGCGGCATACTCTCCTGTATAGTCAGCTCTCAACTGCCAGTTTGGTGGCACAAGAGCTATGCGAAGAGTCGCAATAATCCCCCGGTAGCAGCTTGGATTAATCAAATCCCACAACCACTCTTGATCAGTAATGAAATTCCCGGTAGGGTTCTATCTCTGTGTCATCTACTTCGTCCGGATGTACAGCTGATGTTATTGGATAAATCCAATAGCTCTACCAACATACCGGAGATTCCGGAGGGTTTCAAAAATGTTTTACTTTATCGACCGTCAGAGGAATTGCGCCAGGGAATTGAAACCACCTATAAGTATAGCGTTAAACCTACGGATCAATCTTGGCTCTGGAAACTATCAAGATAG
- a CDS encoding phosphorylase, whose translation MTEEQPIAEGTLVLEPGTLWPKLKAQTEHAIECKALHSIATEYEFVEQEGIRFLVRILSNLVRKDKAQKKQEEKTATSSKDFNPFLPYEQDLFVADLSDTHLCLLNKYNVVDHHLLIITRAFEEQDTWLTLQDFAAMWACLAEIDGLAFYNAGKIGGASQRHKHLQLVPLPLAPEGVNIPIENAIASASFQDSVGTIPTLPFINAIVQLDPSWVKSPWDAAQATLKLYHRLLSAVGLPWNNVNGNKQSGAYNLLATRQWMLLLPRSQPDFQSIGVNSLGFAGALLVRNQEQMKRLKDHGPMTILKNVAVSW comes from the coding sequence ATGACTGAGGAACAACCAATTGCCGAAGGAACACTAGTACTAGAACCAGGTACATTGTGGCCGAAACTGAAAGCACAAACTGAACACGCTATTGAATGTAAAGCACTCCACTCCATAGCGACAGAATACGAATTCGTAGAACAGGAGGGTATTCGCTTCTTGGTGCGGATTTTGTCTAACCTGGTACGGAAAGACAAAGCCCAGAAGAAGCAAGAGGAAAAAACCGCTACTTCATCCAAGGATTTCAACCCTTTTCTGCCCTACGAACAAGATTTATTTGTAGCAGACCTTTCCGACACCCACCTGTGTCTGTTGAACAAATACAACGTAGTTGACCATCACCTGCTGATCATAACCCGTGCTTTCGAGGAGCAAGATACTTGGCTGACTTTGCAGGATTTTGCTGCTATGTGGGCATGTCTTGCCGAAATTGATGGCTTGGCATTCTATAATGCAGGAAAGATTGGTGGTGCGAGTCAACGACACAAGCACTTGCAACTAGTTCCTCTGCCCCTAGCCCCTGAAGGAGTTAACATCCCGATAGAAAATGCGATCGCATCAGCTAGCTTTCAGGACTCTGTTGGCACCATCCCAACCCTACCCTTCATCAATGCTATTGTTCAGCTTGACCCTAGTTGGGTAAAATCCCCGTGGGATGCTGCTCAAGCCACCCTCAAGTTGTACCATAGATTACTCAGTGCAGTCGGGTTGCCATGGAATAATGTCAATGGTAACAAGCAATCCGGTGCCTACAATCTCCTCGCCACAAGGCAATGGATGTTGCTTTTACCCCGTTCTCAACCAGATTTCCAGTCAATTGGTGTCAATTCCCTCGGATTTGCCGGAGCTCTCCTAGTCCGAAACCAAGAGCAAATGAAACGTCTGAAAGACCATGGTCCCATGACAATTTTAAAAAACGTTGCCGTTAGTTGGTAA
- a CDS encoding Uma2 family endonuclease: protein MTPLLLLPTPYSLLPTPYSLLLTPYSLLPTPYSLLPTPYSLLPKKMTKNLIPESEAPASPKETLPSMYDLPSENPEEPGLPDEFHDLQPELLSRTFRCQYYPSEEVFIGTDLNLYYDVRHPQWYKRPDWFLVVGVPRLYEGNDIRSSYVIWQEGVNPFVIVELLSPTTAKDDLGDNLEQEPRASTVAGNSDKIKLQDSNKTSNSSSEPTYQTIPSKWEVYQQRLRVPYYIVFSRYTNQIRFFKLIGAGYQEQGILAEPPQIWIPELDIGVGLWWGEYAGITRNWLRWCDGSGNWLLTDTEQEREAKEQAQQQVKQIVVNLLQSGMDIEQVANITGLERDEIISC, encoded by the coding sequence ATGACCCCTTTGCTACTACTCCCTACTCCCTACTCCCTACTCCCTACTCCCTACTCCCTACTCCTTACTCCCTACTCCCTACTCCCTACTCCCTACTCCCTACTCCCTACTCCCTACTCCCTACTCCCTAAAAAAATGACTAAAAACTTGATTCCCGAGAGTGAAGCTCCTGCTTCTCCTAAAGAAACGCTACCTAGCATGTATGATCTGCCAAGTGAGAATCCGGAGGAACCTGGTTTGCCAGACGAATTTCACGATTTACAACCAGAATTATTAAGTCGCACCTTTCGTTGTCAGTATTACCCTTCCGAGGAAGTATTTATTGGTACAGATTTAAATCTTTACTATGATGTGCGCCATCCTCAATGGTATAAACGCCCGGATTGGTTTTTAGTGGTGGGAGTTCCCCGTTTATACGAAGGGAATGATATTAGATCTAGCTATGTAATTTGGCAAGAAGGAGTTAATCCCTTTGTAATTGTAGAATTGCTGTCACCGACAACTGCAAAAGACGACTTGGGGGATAACCTAGAGCAAGAACCTCGAGCATCTACAGTTGCTGGAAATAGTGATAAGATTAAACTACAAGATAGTAATAAAACAAGTAATAGTAGCAGTGAGCCTACCTATCAAACTATTCCTTCAAAGTGGGAAGTCTATCAGCAACGATTACGGGTACCTTATTATATAGTGTTTAGTCGCTATACCAACCAAATTCGGTTTTTCAAATTAATCGGAGCTGGTTACCAAGAGCAAGGGATTTTAGCTGAGCCACCCCAGATTTGGATTCCAGAACTAGATATAGGTGTGGGATTGTGGTGGGGAGAGTATGCTGGGATAACTCGTAATTGGTTGCGCTGGTGTGATGGTTCGGGAAATTGGCTTCTGACTGATACAGAACAGGAACGGGAAGCAAAAGAACAAGCCCAGCAACAAGTGAAACAAATTGTAGTCAATCTGTTGCAATCAGGGATGGATATTGAACAAGTTGCTAATATCACTGGACTTGAACGGGATGAAATTATATCATGTTAA
- the cutA gene encoding divalent-cation tolerance protein CutA, protein MNIVLILVTCPDNAVAHDLSNQLLQRREAACVNIIPGISSVYWWEGEVESSSEVLLVIKTTTELISKAEQTVTNYHPYDTPEFVVLSTQHVNEQYAAWLINNVALG, encoded by the coding sequence ATGAACATCGTTTTAATCCTTGTCACCTGTCCTGATAATGCTGTTGCCCATGATCTGTCTAATCAGCTTCTCCAGCGTAGAGAGGCAGCATGTGTGAACATTATTCCCGGGATCTCTTCAGTTTATTGGTGGGAGGGTGAGGTTGAGTCCTCTTCTGAAGTGCTGCTAGTAATCAAAACAACTACGGAGCTGATCTCTAAAGCAGAGCAGACTGTAACTAATTATCATCCCTACGATACCCCTGAATTTGTTGTACTAAGTACACAGCATGTCAACGAGCAGTATGCAGCTTGGCTGATTAATAACGTCGCTCTTGGATAA
- a CDS encoding RpiB/LacA/LacB family sugar-phosphate isomerase produces the protein MKISLGADSYGFDLKQAVKQYLINKGIEIEDVGINEQEAETPYYQIASEVAQRVGSQQADRGILVCGTGMGMAIIANKHPSVYAAVCENTNAAEKSRSINNSNVLTLGGFITSPEVAVEIVDTWLTTEFTSGWEPPIQEWLENSIKDIAILENEQFGSIESQSGNS, from the coding sequence ATGAAAATTTCACTAGGAGCCGATTCTTACGGATTCGACCTTAAGCAAGCAGTCAAACAGTACCTAATTAACAAAGGGATAGAAATAGAAGATGTAGGCATTAACGAGCAGGAGGCTGAGACACCTTACTATCAGATCGCTTCTGAGGTAGCTCAACGAGTGGGAAGCCAGCAAGCCGACCGAGGTATCCTGGTGTGCGGTACTGGTATGGGAATGGCGATCATCGCCAACAAGCACCCTAGTGTCTACGCGGCGGTGTGTGAGAACACCAACGCTGCTGAAAAATCCCGCTCCATCAATAACTCCAACGTTTTAACTCTGGGAGGGTTTATCACCTCACCCGAAGTAGCGGTAGAGATTGTTGATACTTGGCTGACCACTGAGTTCACATCCGGATGGGAGCCACCGATTCAGGAATGGCTGGAAAACTCGATCAAGGATATTGCTATTTTGGAGAATGAGCAGTTTGGCAGTATTGAAAGTCAATCCGGAAACAGCTAA
- a CDS encoding aldo/keto reductase, with protein sequence METRALGTSEVKITPIIMGTWQAGKSMWVGIEDAETIKGLRAGFEAGITTVDTAELYGQGHSEQIVGQALAEVRDQLVYATKVFPNHLKYDQVIEACEGSLKNLKTDYIDLYQIHWPSGTFQSEVVPIEETMRALNKLKEQGKIRAIGVSNFSRSQLAEASQYGRIDSLQPPYSLFWRQVEQDAMPYCVEHNISIIAYSSLAQGLLTGKFGPEHKFEEGDNRSFNKLFNGDNYQRAQQALAQLRPIAERHQCTLAQLSLAWLMSQPQSNAIAGFRNSDQAIQNAQAVEVKLSADELQDIDQIGRLVTDHIDDNPVMWDL encoded by the coding sequence ATGGAAACCAGAGCCTTAGGCACTTCGGAGGTAAAAATCACCCCGATTATCATGGGCACTTGGCAGGCCGGTAAATCTATGTGGGTAGGCATTGAAGATGCTGAGACCATTAAAGGGCTGCGAGCAGGATTTGAGGCGGGGATAACTACGGTTGATACTGCAGAACTTTACGGGCAGGGTCACTCGGAACAAATTGTTGGTCAGGCTCTAGCAGAGGTACGCGACCAACTGGTTTATGCTACCAAAGTGTTTCCAAATCATCTTAAATATGACCAGGTGATCGAGGCTTGTGAGGGTTCCTTGAAAAACCTGAAGACAGATTATATCGACCTCTACCAGATTCACTGGCCTTCTGGAACCTTTCAAAGTGAGGTAGTGCCAATTGAGGAAACCATGAGGGCTCTCAATAAGTTGAAAGAGCAAGGCAAAATTAGGGCAATTGGAGTCTCCAATTTTTCCCGCAGCCAGTTAGCAGAAGCTTCTCAGTACGGACGAATTGATAGCCTGCAGCCTCCCTACTCTCTGTTTTGGCGTCAGGTGGAGCAAGATGCTATGCCTTACTGTGTAGAGCACAATATCTCGATTATTGCTTATTCTTCCTTAGCTCAGGGATTATTAACTGGCAAGTTTGGTCCAGAGCACAAGTTTGAGGAAGGGGATAATCGCAGCTTCAATAAGTTGTTCAACGGTGATAACTATCAACGAGCACAGCAAGCATTAGCTCAGCTACGACCAATTGCAGAGCGTCATCAGTGTACTCTGGCTCAGTTGTCTCTGGCATGGTTGATGTCTCAGCCACAAAGTAATGCGATCGCAGGATTCCGAAATAGTGACCAAGCTATTCAAAATGCTCAAGCTGTTGAGGTTAAGCTGTCTGCTGATGAGCTACAAGACATTGATCAGATTGGACGGTTGGTTACCGATCATATAGATGATAATCCAGTGATGTGGGATCTTTAA
- a CDS encoding Eco57I restriction-modification methylase domain-containing protein, which translates to MTKFTALESRRQEIQVELDSLKTQEERNIMGQFSTPIALAKDIITHAKNLIPKHDKIRFFDPAFGTGAFFSALTSTVSSSRIEAATGFEVDEHYGKPARELWSKTMLDYQLKDFTKQKPPAEECDKFNLIICNPPYVRHHHINGQKKRLQAKALESANMKLSGLAGLYCYFMALSHGWMNENAIAAWLIPSEFMDVNYGQSVKNYLLNEVTLLQIHRFDPSDVQFDDALVSSAVVWFKGKKSDNNHNVKFTFGGTIHKPAQEKDISWKVLTTEKKWSRFPLYDQRQKTGYPKLSDFFAVKRGIATGDNKFFILSPVQIESLNLPIEQFRPILPSPRYLDTTEVKADKDGNPEIKNPLFVLDCKLPIDEIKRVYPDLYSYLKAGVNAGVSNRYLCKSRKIWYSQERRPESRFYCTYIGRSDKQGKKPFRFILNQSKAIVSNSYLILYPKPDLENAINENHNLDKLLIEALNQITGKAMVAEARVYGGAMYKLEPKELANVPAFELQGLLSKGYK; encoded by the coding sequence ATGACAAAGTTTACAGCACTTGAAAGCCGACGTCAGGAGATACAAGTTGAACTTGACAGCTTAAAAACTCAAGAAGAGCGCAATATCATGGGTCAGTTTTCCACACCAATTGCCCTAGCTAAGGATATTATTACCCATGCTAAAAATCTAATCCCAAAGCACGACAAGATTCGTTTTTTTGATCCAGCTTTTGGTACTGGTGCCTTCTTTAGTGCCTTAACTAGCACTGTTTCATCAAGTCGTATAGAAGCCGCTACAGGGTTTGAAGTTGATGAACACTATGGAAAACCAGCCCGGGAATTGTGGTCTAAAACAATGCTTGATTATCAACTAAAAGACTTCACGAAACAAAAGCCACCCGCTGAAGAATGTGATAAGTTTAATTTGATTATTTGTAACCCACCATACGTTCGGCATCATCATATCAATGGCCAAAAAAAACGCCTACAGGCTAAAGCTCTAGAATCTGCCAATATGAAATTGTCTGGCTTAGCAGGTCTTTATTGTTACTTCATGGCGCTTTCACATGGCTGGATGAATGAAAATGCTATTGCCGCTTGGTTGATTCCAAGTGAATTTATGGACGTGAATTATGGTCAGTCAGTCAAAAACTACTTGTTGAATGAAGTAACCTTGTTACAGATTCACCGATTTGACCCAAGTGATGTGCAATTTGATGATGCTCTAGTTTCCTCAGCTGTTGTATGGTTTAAAGGTAAAAAATCCGATAACAACCATAACGTTAAATTCACCTTTGGCGGAACCATCCACAAGCCAGCACAGGAAAAAGACATTAGTTGGAAAGTATTGACTACTGAAAAGAAATGGTCTCGCTTTCCCTTGTATGACCAACGTCAAAAAACCGGTTATCCAAAGTTAAGTGACTTCTTTGCAGTTAAGCGCGGCATTGCCACCGGTGACAATAAGTTCTTTATTCTTTCCCCTGTACAGATTGAAAGCCTAAACTTACCTATTGAACAATTTCGTCCAATTTTACCAAGCCCGCGATACTTAGATACTACTGAAGTAAAAGCGGATAAGGATGGCAACCCGGAAATTAAAAACCCGCTATTTGTGCTTGATTGTAAATTGCCTATTGATGAAATAAAGCGCGTCTATCCTGACTTGTATTCTTACCTTAAAGCAGGGGTTAACGCTGGTGTTTCCAACCGCTATTTATGCAAAAGCCGTAAAATTTGGTATTCCCAAGAAAGGCGACCTGAAAGCAGATTCTATTGCACCTATATTGGACGTTCAGATAAACAAGGGAAAAAGCCGTTTAGATTTATTCTAAACCAATCAAAAGCAATTGTTAGCAACTCATATCTTATTCTCTACCCCAAACCAGATTTGGAAAACGCCATAAACGAAAATCACAACTTGGACAAATTGCTGATAGAAGCGCTTAACCAGATTACTGGGAAAGCTATGGTTGCTGAAGCTAGAGTTTATGGTGGAGCGATGTATAAATTAGAACCGAAGGAACTGGCTAATGTGCCAGCATTTGAGCTGCAGGGGTTGCTATCAAAAGGATATAAGTAA
- a CDS encoding XamI family restriction endonuclease translates to MAVNRNKVDQWKADVAKSVDYYNHWFMTFAPKAFRDTRIETKKQVEQALQWTENLTNISPETLQCHPSILPMLRMTTCPPIARDRLVGLAGVSPNLVKNMEIDKRVPPKMKHPELIKQLKIIGDIIEKMVDPDIFVWKERGDKGTKDEVDRASIIVADRLCGAVADPIIRNAQEQRQLAAIKAWLEARGYRELNPGEAKNFLSMPNGTFSFRFNVPVELDGGKQVNIPVDAVIMRKDAKKGDFPALFEAKSAGDFTNTNKRRKEEAVKIQQLRKTYGDKITFDLFLCGYFDSGYLGYEAAEGIDWVWEHRIDDLEQFGF, encoded by the coding sequence TTGGCAGTTAATAGAAACAAAGTAGACCAATGGAAAGCTGACGTTGCTAAGTCAGTAGATTATTACAATCACTGGTTCATGACCTTTGCACCTAAAGCTTTCAGAGACACCCGCATTGAAACCAAAAAACAAGTTGAACAAGCCCTTCAATGGACTGAAAACTTGACAAACATTAGCCCTGAAACGCTTCAGTGTCACCCTTCTATATTACCAATGCTAAGAATGACCACTTGCCCACCTATTGCCCGTGATCGTCTTGTTGGTCTTGCTGGTGTTTCACCAAACTTGGTGAAGAACATGGAAATTGATAAACGTGTTCCACCAAAGATGAAGCACCCCGAACTTATAAAACAGTTAAAAATTATCGGGGACATTATCGAAAAGATGGTAGACCCTGATATTTTCGTTTGGAAGGAACGTGGTGACAAAGGAACCAAAGACGAAGTTGACCGTGCTTCAATTATTGTTGCTGACCGCCTTTGCGGTGCTGTTGCTGATCCAATTATTCGCAACGCACAAGAACAACGTCAACTTGCAGCCATAAAAGCATGGCTTGAAGCCCGTGGTTATCGTGAACTTAATCCCGGGGAAGCTAAAAACTTCCTTTCAATGCCAAACGGTACTTTTTCATTCAGGTTCAATGTTCCAGTAGAACTTGACGGTGGAAAGCAAGTCAATATTCCCGTTGATGCTGTCATCATGCGCAAAGATGCCAAAAAAGGCGATTTTCCCGCATTATTTGAAGCCAAATCAGCGGGGGATTTCACTAATACTAATAAACGCCGGAAAGAAGAAGCGGTCAAAATTCAACAGCTTCGCAAGACCTACGGTGATAAAATAACTTTTGACCTATTTTTGTGCGGTTACTTTGACTCTGGTTACTTAGGGTATGAAGCAGCTGAAGGTATTGATTGGGTGTGGGAACATCGAATTGATGATTTGGAACAATTTGGATTTTAA
- a CDS encoding DUF433 domain-containing protein, with protein MSNQALTDYFNFLAPTDIRLKGTRIGIETILYDYLDCHKTPEEIAQAYTSLTLEQVYATILYYLQNQNAVSEYMKNWLFHGHTMREQQRLNPPPISEKVRQLRAIRKARQQGNES; from the coding sequence ATGTCAAATCAAGCTTTAACAGACTATTTCAACTTTCTTGCTCCTACTGACATTCGCCTCAAAGGAACAAGAATTGGTATTGAAACTATATTATATGACTATCTAGACTGTCATAAAACCCCAGAAGAAATTGCTCAAGCTTATACATCATTAACTCTAGAACAAGTCTACGCTACTATCCTCTATTACCTGCAAAATCAAAACGCTGTCAGCGAATATATGAAAAACTGGCTCTTTCATGGTCACACCATGAGGGAGCAGCAACGACTCAATCCGCCTCCTATTTCTGAGAAAGTGCGCCAATTAAGAGCAATAAGAAAAGCTAGGCAACAAGGGAATGAGTCTTAA
- a CDS encoding type II CAAX endopeptidase family protein: protein MTINNTNSKNESFNLILCGLAFQFIPLLICVLTLLICEGFSLPFPRFLSHLTISGIVYGYVPLVKGCRLYSYEKGYASKWGWFGLLSIVGLSVLLLLPDKRTNLSSEESLGKNSINFPFNKLNITELFLYYSIALPILIATTLTIFIIVFTIIVMIIVSFCLANDSNFVDFFSSVTWDILPELYVTFTYLFIGLFLVRDIRKFGFVFEKFGILKQKIINFKLIIFIVFFDYAFSWACHSLNLYYFSLIVPDYIFEKLINKSEFTNLIGMLFFSFSIIVLAPLLEELFFRGIILQKWAIKWGIKAGILTSSLLFAICHLNFNIVPLFISGTIYCVLYFKTGKLIVPIICHSLHNTIVTISMIGQYYSSSNGELISINDYQASMEPLLGQKAVIAAISFAVIMVFLYRNFPKQDDILPYYRNPK, encoded by the coding sequence ATGACAATCAATAATACCAATTCCAAAAATGAATCTTTCAATCTAATTCTTTGTGGATTAGCTTTCCAGTTTATTCCGTTATTAATTTGTGTATTAACTTTATTGATTTGTGAAGGTTTTTCATTACCATTTCCTAGATTTTTAAGTCATTTAACTATATCAGGAATAGTATATGGATATGTGCCTCTTGTAAAAGGATGCCGTCTATATAGTTACGAAAAGGGATATGCAAGTAAGTGGGGATGGTTCGGATTATTAAGTATTGTGGGCTTATCAGTCCTATTACTTTTGCCGGACAAGAGAACTAATTTGTCTTCAGAAGAGTCCTTGGGTAAAAACTCAATAAATTTTCCCTTTAACAAGCTTAATATTACTGAATTGTTCTTATATTACTCGATAGCTTTACCAATTTTAATTGCGACAACTTTGACAATCTTTATAATTGTATTTACAATTATTGTGATGATTATTGTATCATTTTGCTTGGCAAATGACAGTAACTTTGTTGATTTTTTTTCAAGTGTAACCTGGGATATATTACCTGAATTATATGTTACATTTACATACTTATTTATAGGACTATTTTTAGTTAGGGATATCCGAAAATTTGGATTCGTTTTTGAAAAGTTTGGCATTTTAAAGCAAAAAATAATTAATTTTAAATTAATTATTTTTATAGTTTTTTTTGACTATGCTTTTTCTTGGGCATGTCATTCGTTGAATTTATATTATTTTTCATTAATTGTTCCAGATTATATTTTTGAAAAACTAATTAATAAATCAGAATTCACAAATCTTATAGGGATGCTATTTTTTAGCTTTTCGATTATTGTTTTGGCTCCGTTGTTAGAAGAGCTATTTTTTCGTGGGATAATCTTGCAGAAGTGGGCAATAAAATGGGGTATTAAAGCTGGAATATTAACCTCATCTTTATTATTTGCGATTTGCCATTTGAATTTTAATATTGTACCATTGTTCATTTCAGGAACTATATATTGTGTTCTATACTTTAAAACTGGCAAATTAATAGTACCAATCATTTGTCATAGTCTTCACAATACTATTGTGACAATTTCTATGATTGGACAATACTATAGTAGCTCAAACGGTGAATTAATTTCGATAAACGATTATCAAGCTTCAATGGAACCATTATTAGGCCAAAAAGCAGTTATAGCAGCTATATCCTTTGCCGTTATCATGGTATTTTTATATCGAAATTTTCCTAAACAAGATGACATCCTTCCCTACTATAGAAATCCTAAGTGA